The proteins below are encoded in one region of Bremerella sp. P1:
- a CDS encoding sulfatase-like hydrolase/transferase, producing the protein MTYNSLSFITVLTLVALAPSSQVLLAAEPLAKPNILIIFADDLGYGDIRANNHESKIPTPNLDQFASQGMRFTDAHAPAGWCTPSRYGLLTGTYPFRCNRINKWRDMPVIEEEQLTLPEMLRTAGYTTGMVGKWHLGFENSKNPKFDEPLRGGPMDRGFDHFFGIYTSLDFSPYYYIEGRQLVAEPTRHIESRNDTREHLTNIQGEFYRGGPIAPGFRIDGVLPRFREQAISYLEKQARSDSEKPFFLYLALTAPHTPWLPLEEFQGKSNAGTYGDFVVQVDSLVGDVMHTLDRLEMADDTLVIFTSDNGPVWYEKDTERFGHSSTGPYRGMKKDLWEGGHRMPFLVRWPAAVKPGAVSDHLFSFTDIMATAASIVGHPMPEGAGPDSIDQSSVLLGQAKTSPRTELIIGESAPLAIRDGKWKFIPSAWANGFTPKPPKDVLQALPPVQLYNLEEDPSERNNLHGKLHDLVKQLEQKIPRLTANN; encoded by the coding sequence ATGACCTACAACAGCCTGTCTTTTATCACCGTACTGACGCTCGTGGCATTGGCACCAAGTAGCCAAGTTCTCTTAGCTGCTGAACCATTGGCGAAGCCAAACATTCTGATTATCTTCGCCGATGACCTTGGCTACGGCGACATTCGAGCTAACAACCACGAAAGCAAGATCCCAACACCCAATCTGGACCAATTCGCAAGTCAAGGTATGCGGTTTACGGACGCCCATGCTCCCGCAGGCTGGTGCACACCGAGCCGGTATGGCTTGCTGACAGGAACCTATCCATTTCGATGCAATCGCATCAATAAATGGCGAGATATGCCGGTTATCGAAGAGGAGCAGCTGACGCTTCCCGAAATGCTACGTACGGCTGGCTATACGACCGGCATGGTGGGAAAGTGGCACCTTGGCTTTGAAAACAGCAAGAACCCGAAGTTTGACGAGCCGCTTCGTGGCGGACCGATGGACCGTGGTTTCGACCACTTCTTTGGGATTTACACCTCCTTGGACTTTTCGCCTTACTACTATATCGAAGGACGCCAGCTCGTCGCCGAACCGACGCGACACATTGAGAGCCGCAACGATACGCGTGAACACCTCACCAATATCCAAGGAGAGTTTTATCGCGGTGGTCCCATTGCCCCTGGCTTCCGAATCGACGGTGTACTCCCTCGCTTTCGTGAACAAGCGATCAGCTATCTGGAGAAGCAAGCTCGAAGCGACAGTGAAAAGCCGTTCTTTCTGTATCTTGCACTAACGGCACCACACACTCCATGGCTACCACTTGAAGAATTCCAGGGAAAGAGCAATGCCGGTACGTACGGAGACTTTGTCGTCCAGGTCGACTCGTTGGTCGGTGACGTGATGCACACGCTGGATCGTTTGGAGATGGCAGACGACACACTCGTCATCTTCACGAGTGACAATGGTCCTGTCTGGTACGAGAAGGACACTGAAAGATTCGGCCACTCGTCGACAGGGCCTTACCGAGGAATGAAGAAGGATCTCTGGGAAGGAGGGCATCGGATGCCGTTTCTCGTTCGATGGCCAGCCGCGGTAAAGCCAGGCGCCGTGAGCGATCATCTCTTCTCCTTTACAGACATCATGGCAACAGCCGCATCCATCGTTGGCCATCCAATGCCAGAGGGTGCCGGTCCAGATAGCATCGACCAATCTTCGGTCCTGCTCGGCCAAGCTAAAACGTCGCCACGTACCGAATTGATTATCGGCGAATCTGCCCCGCTCGCCATTCGAGACGGTAAGTGGAAGTTCATCCCTTCGGCCTGGGCAAATGGATTCACCCCGAAGCCACCGAAAGACGTATTACAAGCTCTCCCTCCGGTCCAGCTTTACAACCTTGAGGAAGATCCGTCGGAGCGGAACAATCTACATGGAAAGCTTCATGACTTGGTGAAGCAGCTCGAGCAGAAGATCCCCCGCCTGACGGCCAACAACTGA
- a CDS encoding sulfatase family protein, producing the protein MTIVVFCSILSRAQSDDTHPNVLYIMSDDHAAHAISAYGGRLAEAAPTPNIDRLAREGALFTNVFCTNSICSPSRACVLTGQYNHVNGAFDLAGSVKPGKQMLAIEMKKAGYHTAMIGKWHLKEEPADFEHYCVLPGQGSYHDPVFCVRGDKPWGKNTISFPGMHSSDAITDQSIAWLNNGWDRTRPFFLMHHFKAPHDYFDNAPRYDDYLAEVEIPEPKTLWHRGSDFGSIATRGSDDELIPHIGTSIGNRNPRRSYLIDLPQIYPKEFPENYDPEDYTDEQNTRLAYQAYLRKYLRCVRGVDDNLGRLFAQLEEIGQLDNTIIVYTSDQGFMLGEHDYQDKRWMFEESQRMPFLVRYPSAIKAGSRIDSLVENVDFAPTLLEFVGADAPETVQGHSFKTIAMGGDEPQDWRKAAYYRYWMHMAHHDNPAHLGIRTKKYKLIYYYGCNYEGGYPTPPGWELYDLVNDPNETRNLIDDPELQETVASLKSLLAETRKAVGDDGSHYPDCEKVVQEFWDYDAKDRTKAVEISHEYLKRRKEELDAGKRNIRTW; encoded by the coding sequence TTGACAATCGTTGTTTTCTGCAGCATCCTTTCACGCGCCCAATCGGACGACACGCACCCAAACGTCCTTTACATCATGTCCGATGATCATGCGGCCCATGCGATCTCGGCCTATGGGGGCCGGTTGGCTGAGGCCGCCCCAACGCCGAATATCGATCGATTGGCCCGCGAAGGCGCGCTGTTTACAAACGTCTTCTGCACCAACTCGATCTGTTCTCCCTCTCGGGCCTGCGTGCTTACTGGTCAGTACAACCATGTCAACGGCGCGTTCGATTTGGCTGGCTCCGTCAAACCGGGCAAGCAGATGCTCGCTATCGAAATGAAAAAGGCGGGCTACCACACCGCCATGATCGGCAAATGGCATCTCAAAGAAGAACCGGCGGACTTCGAACACTATTGCGTTTTGCCTGGACAAGGCAGCTATCACGACCCGGTATTCTGTGTTCGCGGTGACAAGCCTTGGGGAAAGAACACCATTTCATTCCCAGGCATGCACTCCTCCGATGCCATCACCGATCAAAGTATCGCTTGGCTGAACAACGGATGGGATCGTACTCGCCCGTTCTTTTTGATGCATCATTTTAAAGCGCCTCATGACTACTTCGACAATGCACCTCGCTACGACGACTATCTCGCCGAAGTCGAGATTCCAGAGCCCAAGACACTTTGGCATCGGGGCAGCGATTTTGGTTCCATAGCGACGCGCGGGTCCGATGACGAGTTGATTCCACATATCGGAACTTCCATCGGCAATCGCAATCCTCGTCGCTCTTACTTGATTGATTTGCCGCAAATCTATCCGAAGGAATTTCCCGAAAACTACGATCCAGAAGACTACACGGACGAACAGAATACACGCCTGGCTTACCAGGCCTACCTGCGCAAATATCTTCGTTGCGTGAGGGGAGTTGATGATAACTTGGGACGCCTGTTCGCCCAGTTAGAAGAAATCGGCCAGTTAGACAATACGATCATCGTCTACACGAGTGACCAAGGCTTTATGCTGGGCGAACACGACTATCAGGACAAACGTTGGATGTTTGAAGAGTCGCAGCGGATGCCATTCCTTGTTCGCTACCCATCGGCTATCAAGGCCGGGTCTCGAATTGACTCGTTAGTCGAGAATGTCGACTTTGCTCCGACGCTACTTGAGTTTGTCGGAGCGGATGCCCCGGAGACGGTTCAAGGTCACTCTTTCAAAACGATCGCAATGGGTGGTGATGAGCCCCAAGACTGGCGCAAGGCAGCCTACTACCGGTACTGGATGCACATGGCACACCACGACAATCCAGCCCATCTCGGCATCCGCACCAAGAAATACAAGCTGATTTACTACTATGGCTGCAACTACGAAGGCGGCTACCCAACACCACCAGGCTGGGAGCTCTATGACTTGGTGAACGATCCAAACGAAACTCGCAACTTGATCGATGACCCTGAACTGCAAGAGACGGTTGCCTCGCTCAAGTCGCTACTTGCCGAGACGCGGAAAGCGGTTGGAGACGACGGATCGCACTATCCAGACTGCGAAAAGGTGGTTCAGGAGTTCTGGGACTACGATGCCAAGGACCGAACGAAAGCCGTCGAGATCTCACATGAATACTTGAAGCGTCGAAAAGAAGAACTCGACGCAGGTAAACGCAACATTCGCACTTGGTAG
- a CDS encoding sulfatase → MFILADDLGWSDTSLFGTTNFYQTPNIQKLAQRGMTFTRAYSASPLCSPTRASILTGLAPARHGITSPTCHLPIVRLKPELKAMAPANQQAIQPDSVTRLPPSYTTLAETLKASGYATGHFGKWHLGPSPYSPLEHGFDVDVPHWHGPGPAGSYVAPWKFPDFDHDPEVPDQHLEDRMAQEAVKFIRKHRDEPFFLNYWMFSVHAPFDAKKSLIQKYRGLVDPEDEQRCPTYAAMIESMDDAVGTLLEELDRLGIADNTIIIFASDNGGNCYSVVDGEWPTNNRPLRGGKATMYEGGVRTPAIVVWPGKVEKASQSDVIIQSMDYYPTLLEMLDIKPDSQQQFDGISILPVLQGGNIERDGIFTYFPHNPPVPDWIPPSISVHQGDWKLIRIFHSGEKGEHRYKLFNLSEDSGEQSDVSELYEDKVRELDKLIEGHLTAAAATTPQPNRHFDPKQYDPAREGVPAKKFERSQGSAKPKKRSKPVAGWVPGGTASLTVTKESLVVESTGRDPFLSFGLPRATKLSPVKLHVTMASESVGSGQVYWREKDANFFKAERSHIFDVTHDGQAHEYSIVLKPTSPLLGIRIDPSRGSGKVVISELRLTNEDDVLIYKWSFQ, encoded by the coding sequence GTGTTTATCTTGGCAGACGACTTGGGATGGAGTGATACGTCTCTTTTCGGAACGACGAACTTCTACCAAACGCCGAATATCCAGAAGCTTGCGCAGCGCGGAATGACGTTTACGCGAGCCTATTCGGCCAGTCCGCTTTGCTCACCAACACGAGCCAGCATACTAACAGGTCTTGCTCCAGCTCGGCATGGTATCACCTCGCCCACTTGTCACCTGCCTATCGTACGCTTGAAGCCGGAACTCAAAGCTATGGCTCCAGCCAATCAGCAGGCTATTCAACCTGATTCCGTCACTCGTTTACCTCCCTCGTACACGACACTTGCAGAGACTCTCAAGGCATCGGGATACGCGACCGGGCACTTCGGGAAGTGGCACCTTGGTCCCTCCCCGTACTCACCCTTAGAGCATGGTTTTGACGTCGACGTTCCGCATTGGCATGGCCCGGGTCCAGCCGGCAGCTATGTTGCCCCCTGGAAGTTTCCGGACTTTGATCACGATCCAGAGGTTCCCGACCAGCATCTTGAAGATCGTATGGCCCAAGAGGCCGTTAAGTTCATTCGAAAGCACCGCGACGAACCCTTCTTTCTGAACTATTGGATGTTCAGTGTGCATGCTCCATTCGATGCGAAGAAATCGCTGATCCAAAAATATCGCGGTCTCGTTGATCCCGAAGATGAACAGCGTTGTCCAACCTATGCCGCAATGATCGAAAGCATGGATGACGCGGTCGGTACCTTGCTGGAAGAACTGGATCGCCTGGGGATCGCTGACAACACGATCATCATTTTCGCCTCTGATAATGGAGGCAACTGTTACAGTGTGGTCGATGGCGAATGGCCAACCAATAATCGCCCCCTTCGCGGCGGAAAGGCGACCATGTACGAGGGGGGCGTTCGTACGCCTGCGATTGTTGTTTGGCCAGGCAAAGTAGAAAAAGCGTCCCAAAGCGATGTCATCATTCAAAGCATGGATTACTATCCAACGCTTCTCGAGATGCTTGATATCAAGCCTGACTCGCAACAGCAGTTTGACGGAATCAGCATATTGCCTGTTTTACAAGGTGGAAACATCGAGAGAGACGGCATCTTTACATACTTTCCGCACAACCCACCGGTGCCTGATTGGATTCCACCATCAATTAGTGTTCATCAAGGCGACTGGAAGCTAATCCGCATTTTTCACAGCGGAGAGAAAGGCGAACATCGCTACAAACTATTCAATCTCTCCGAAGACAGCGGTGAGCAGAGCGACGTATCTGAGCTTTATGAGGATAAAGTTCGGGAACTGGATAAGCTAATTGAAGGTCACCTAACTGCAGCGGCAGCGACTACTCCGCAGCCGAATCGGCATTTTGATCCAAAGCAGTATGACCCGGCAAGAGAAGGGGTGCCTGCCAAGAAATTCGAGCGCAGCCAAGGTAGTGCAAAGCCTAAGAAGAGATCAAAACCTGTTGCTGGTTGGGTGCCTGGCGGTACGGCGAGCTTAACAGTTACGAAGGAGAGCCTTGTGGTTGAAAGTACCGGCCGAGATCCATTTCTTAGCTTCGGGCTTCCCCGTGCGACCAAGCTATCGCCAGTGAAACTACATGTCACCATGGCGTCAGAATCGGTCGGGAGTGGCCAAGTGTATTGGCGAGAGAAGGATGCGAACTTCTTTAAGGCTGAACGTAGTCACATCTTCGATGTCACGCACGACGGTCAAGCCCATGAGTATTCCATCGTGCTTAAGCCGACCAGTCCGCTACTGGGAATCCGTATTGATCCATCGCGGGGCAGTGGCAAAGTTGTCATATCGGAACTAAGACTGACGAATGAAGATGACGTCCTCATTTACAAGTGGAGCTTTCAATGA
- a CDS encoding PVC-type heme-binding CxxCH protein, translated as MKRFTLLACLLLAVSTLLSSFRLSESAEKTDAPEVITTITGQEAQQKKQERPTYLQPTPVEGPAPSTSLPLEVKPGETLVFIGNALAERMEHHNYFETLLHKEFAPKHITFRNMGFPGHTPAYRPEAGNNDPWAFPGGEKFRPEIRAHLGIGHYPKPDEWLTIVQASTIVAFFGFNESFDGPEGVENFKNELRAFVDHTLSRSYEQDGKQPPRLVLATPIAMQQLDTFALPDATNRNEILQQYAQAVLDVAREKKVAAVDLFTPTLQWFANSDAPLTINGVHLSEEGYEALAPLLMEKLFGQTTSVSDADKLLRSAVADKAWFWRNDYRMLNGVHAYGRRWAPYGNFNYPEEIEKIRQMTVLRDRNIWAIAQGKSSTIEVDDSLTRALSPVETNYQVSAKNGNLEYLKSEQDALKTFDLPEGYEVSLFASEQQFPNLGNPCQMRFDNQGRLWVSTLISYPHYQPGDPKPNDMILIYEDTDGDGRADKETVFAQGLHMPIGFELAPEGVYLSQEPFLMLLKDTDGDSQADKTEYLLDGFDPHDTHHAISAFDVDNGNGIFMCEGRFLHSQVETPWGPQRMTDGGAWRFDPHSWKVERVFQSDVNNPWGVAHDEYGQSYLNDASGGDQYWMLGNSIKMPHSMEMEKVSKFNYEHHARPTSGSEFIYSRHFPDEVQGDYLYCNSIGFLGIKEYKTVEDGPEIKGQFRQNLIQSSDGNFRPCDLEIAPDGSLYFVDWHNTLIGHMQHSARDPLRNSEYGRIYRITYPERPLVDPPQVAGASLETLFNNFKLPELNARKRSHRELRGRNKDEVLAFATKFAAENQDNERLVLEALWATWGQQEPSVQLLQACLSAKDHRVRSAAVRVVRHCLHLLDDPKQYLLPAAKDQHPRVRLEALSAASWLGGNDGAEIALVVASQPTDRWIRNSLNAAMYSLKPEAEALLASGTIHDYDLSVEVDTLLSSKLEGALKPKDYRSKSAKFADKQFKKHYEIGQRVFLEEGSCNTCHRDHGQGVARIYPPLAGSEWVNGDPDRLIKLTLHGVWGKIQVKGKVYEPGGGVPPMTAIGNMFTDAEITAVLNYVRSSWGNDAPIIKQEDVERIRKETSDRRKFYSPEELLKMHPFPEGAQPALAEDMPTSSKLEQELRSEPLEQLVVQAWKSGDPVKGAQLFYSEKVACATCHDVSQGYQMGPELTAARKDATEQHLLKSILNPSADILDGYRSVTVLTIDGVAVSGFLIKEAEEKITLRIPADAGRDREILLDDVEDMMVLKNSTMPEGIANQLENRQAFLDLARFVLEVNKGGKKRLKELKKEAGK; from the coding sequence ATGAAACGTTTTACCCTGTTGGCCTGTCTGCTTTTGGCGGTGTCTACCCTCTTGTCTAGCTTCCGCTTGAGCGAATCGGCCGAAAAAACGGACGCTCCTGAGGTCATTACCACCATCACGGGTCAAGAGGCTCAACAGAAGAAACAGGAACGGCCGACCTATCTGCAACCCACACCAGTCGAGGGCCCGGCTCCCTCAACGTCTTTGCCCTTGGAAGTGAAACCGGGTGAAACGTTGGTGTTCATTGGGAACGCACTTGCCGAGCGTATGGAGCACCATAACTACTTTGAAACGTTGCTACACAAAGAGTTCGCTCCCAAGCACATTACCTTCCGCAACATGGGCTTTCCAGGACACACGCCTGCGTATCGCCCAGAGGCTGGTAATAACGACCCGTGGGCTTTCCCCGGTGGCGAAAAGTTCCGCCCTGAAATCCGGGCCCACCTTGGTATTGGTCATTATCCGAAACCTGATGAATGGCTCACCATCGTTCAGGCGAGCACGATCGTTGCCTTTTTCGGATTCAACGAATCGTTTGATGGCCCAGAAGGTGTCGAGAACTTCAAGAACGAACTGCGGGCGTTCGTCGATCACACGCTGTCGCGAAGCTACGAACAGGATGGCAAGCAGCCTCCTCGACTAGTCTTGGCTACCCCAATTGCCATGCAACAACTTGATACGTTTGCGCTTCCCGATGCAACTAACCGCAACGAGATTCTTCAACAGTATGCTCAGGCTGTCCTCGATGTTGCCCGAGAGAAGAAGGTTGCGGCCGTCGACCTGTTTACTCCTACCTTGCAGTGGTTCGCCAACAGCGACGCGCCGCTGACGATCAACGGCGTTCACCTTTCCGAAGAAGGTTACGAGGCGTTAGCACCTCTGTTGATGGAGAAGCTCTTCGGCCAGACCACGTCGGTATCTGATGCAGACAAATTGCTCCGATCCGCTGTGGCGGATAAAGCCTGGTTCTGGCGAAACGACTACCGCATGCTCAATGGAGTCCATGCTTACGGGCGACGTTGGGCCCCATACGGCAACTTCAACTACCCAGAAGAAATTGAGAAGATCCGCCAAATGACGGTTCTTCGCGACCGCAATATCTGGGCAATTGCACAAGGCAAGTCATCGACGATTGAAGTGGACGACTCGCTTACACGTGCACTTTCCCCTGTCGAAACGAACTACCAGGTAAGCGCGAAGAATGGAAACCTGGAATACCTCAAGTCGGAACAAGACGCACTCAAGACATTCGACCTACCGGAAGGATACGAGGTATCGCTGTTTGCCTCAGAACAACAGTTCCCTAACCTCGGCAATCCCTGCCAGATGCGGTTCGATAATCAGGGGCGTTTGTGGGTGTCGACTCTCATCAGCTACCCGCACTACCAACCTGGCGATCCCAAGCCGAACGATATGATCTTGATCTACGAAGACACGGACGGGGACGGTCGCGCCGACAAGGAAACGGTTTTTGCTCAGGGACTGCACATGCCAATTGGTTTTGAATTGGCGCCTGAAGGGGTATACCTTTCGCAAGAACCATTCTTGATGTTGCTAAAAGACACCGACGGGGACAGCCAAGCCGACAAGACTGAGTACCTACTCGATGGCTTTGATCCACACGATACGCACCATGCCATTTCTGCTTTCGATGTTGACAATGGAAACGGCATCTTCATGTGTGAAGGACGATTCCTCCATTCACAAGTCGAAACTCCGTGGGGACCGCAGCGGATGACCGACGGCGGTGCCTGGCGGTTTGATCCCCATTCATGGAAGGTGGAACGCGTCTTCCAGTCGGACGTGAACAACCCCTGGGGAGTTGCCCACGACGAGTATGGGCAGAGCTATTTGAACGATGCCTCGGGCGGTGATCAGTATTGGATGCTGGGCAATTCCATCAAGATGCCGCATTCGATGGAGATGGAGAAGGTCTCGAAGTTTAACTACGAGCACCACGCACGCCCTACTTCGGGATCGGAATTCATATACTCCCGTCATTTCCCCGACGAGGTACAGGGAGACTACCTGTACTGCAACTCGATTGGTTTCCTCGGGATCAAAGAGTACAAGACGGTCGAAGACGGTCCGGAGATCAAAGGCCAATTCCGTCAAAACTTGATTCAGTCGTCAGACGGCAATTTCCGACCGTGCGATCTCGAAATTGCTCCGGATGGAAGCCTCTACTTTGTCGATTGGCATAACACGCTCATTGGTCACATGCAACACAGTGCCCGTGACCCGCTGCGCAATTCGGAATATGGCCGAATTTATCGAATTACCTATCCCGAACGTCCCTTGGTCGATCCTCCCCAAGTTGCTGGCGCGAGCCTTGAAACACTGTTCAACAACTTCAAGCTTCCTGAACTGAATGCCCGCAAGCGTTCTCATCGTGAACTTCGCGGTCGCAACAAAGACGAAGTACTCGCCTTCGCGACCAAGTTCGCCGCCGAAAACCAAGACAACGAACGACTCGTGCTGGAAGCACTTTGGGCAACTTGGGGGCAACAAGAGCCCTCGGTGCAACTTCTCCAAGCGTGCTTGTCGGCCAAAGATCATCGGGTTCGTTCGGCGGCGGTTCGCGTTGTGCGCCACTGTCTGCACTTGTTAGATGATCCGAAGCAGTACTTGTTACCAGCGGCGAAAGATCAACACCCACGTGTTCGTTTAGAAGCACTTTCCGCAGCGTCATGGCTCGGCGGGAATGATGGCGCAGAAATCGCATTGGTTGTTGCATCGCAGCCAACCGATCGATGGATTCGCAACTCGCTCAATGCCGCGATGTATTCTCTGAAGCCAGAAGCGGAAGCCTTGTTGGCCAGCGGGACGATCCACGACTACGATCTTTCCGTAGAGGTCGACACACTGCTGAGCAGTAAGCTTGAAGGGGCTCTTAAACCGAAGGACTATCGCTCGAAGTCAGCGAAGTTCGCGGACAAGCAGTTTAAGAAGCACTATGAAATTGGGCAAAGAGTGTTTCTGGAAGAAGGCTCCTGCAATACCTGCCATCGAGATCATGGCCAGGGCGTGGCACGTATCTATCCGCCTCTTGCCGGTAGCGAATGGGTAAATGGCGACCCGGATCGATTGATCAAGCTGACGCTTCACGGCGTATGGGGCAAGATTCAGGTCAAAGGTAAAGTTTACGAGCCAGGCGGCGGTGTCCCTCCGATGACGGCCATCGGCAACATGTTTACCGATGCCGAGATCACGGCAGTACTGAATTACGTCCGCAGCAGTTGGGGTAATGATGCTCCGATCATCAAACAAGAGGATGTGGAACGCATCCGCAAGGAAACCAGCGACCGCCGTAAATTCTACAGTCCGGAAGAATTGCTCAAAATGCATCCATTCCCCGAAGGAGCTCAGCCTGCTTTGGCGGAAGACATGCCCACGTCATCCAAACTGGAACAAGAGCTTCGCTCGGAACCTCTCGAGCAGCTCGTCGTCCAAGCATGGAAGTCAGGAGACCCCGTAAAGGGAGCTCAGCTGTTCTATAGCGAGAAAGTCGCCTGTGCCACCTGCCACGATGTCTCCCAAGGCTACCAAATGGGCCCAGAGTTGACAGCGGCCAGAAAGGATGCCACGGAACAACATCTGCTCAAATCGATTCTCAATCCCTCGGCCGATATCCTGGATGGATATCGCTCGGTAACCGTGCTGACCATTGACGGTGTCGCGGTCTCTGGCTTTCTCATCAAGGAAGCTGAGGAGAAGATTACTCTACGTATTCCAGCTGACGCAGGTCGGGATCGTGAAATCCTTCTCGACGATGTTGAGGACATGATGGTATTGAAGAATTCGACCATGCCTGAGGGCATCGCAAATCAGCTGGAGAATCGCCAGGCCTTCTTGGATCTCGCAAGGTTCGTCTTAGAAGTCAACAAGGGCGGCAAGAAGAGGCTGAAGGAACTTAAGAAGGAAGCGGGGAAATAA
- a CDS encoding arylsulfatase yields MGYSDAGCYGGEIATPNLDQLAAGGLRFTQFYNTARCWPTRSALVTGYYPQQIRRDGMPGAPRNFGGRGKRPEWAKTIADYLKPAGYRTYHSGKWHIDGEPTKNGFDLSNPTTRGPGFFETTKKKSRDPSYYETIETADFAIECLKEHASEYADKPFFAYVAFRAPHFPLHALPEDIARYRDRYTQGWNVLRKERHERQQELGLDVAELSALEPQVGPPYAFPDQIKQLGSGEVNRPVPWNDLTAEQKEFQAMKMSIHAAMIDRMDREIGRILDQLRSMNAMEETFICFLSDNGASAEIMVRGDGHDPTAAMGSAETYLCLGPGFSSAANTPFRRHKTWVHEGGISTPFIVHWPGGIKAKNEFRSSVAHVIDIAPTILDLAGVKAEVTQGISMSGKSLKQALLKDGAVVHDVLWFYHEGNRALRQGDWKIVYADDVNAGKRGVEKEDIYKVKWSLYDLSTDRAEQQDLSEAELERVKAMVSRWDQLRTKFLSEATQN; encoded by the coding sequence ATGGGCTACTCGGACGCAGGTTGCTATGGAGGTGAGATTGCAACGCCCAATTTGGATCAATTAGCCGCGGGCGGACTTCGTTTTACCCAGTTCTATAATACGGCCCGCTGTTGGCCGACGCGGTCAGCTCTGGTCACCGGCTACTATCCGCAACAGATTCGCCGCGATGGTATGCCTGGGGCCCCTCGGAATTTCGGTGGACGGGGAAAGCGACCTGAATGGGCTAAGACGATTGCCGACTATCTGAAGCCAGCCGGCTACCGAACGTACCATTCGGGTAAATGGCATATCGATGGAGAACCCACTAAGAATGGTTTTGACCTGTCCAATCCGACGACGCGTGGTCCTGGTTTTTTTGAAACGACCAAGAAAAAGTCTCGTGACCCCAGCTATTACGAAACCATCGAAACGGCGGACTTCGCAATCGAGTGCTTAAAGGAACACGCATCGGAGTACGCAGACAAACCCTTTTTCGCCTACGTTGCGTTTCGTGCTCCCCATTTCCCGCTACACGCGTTGCCTGAAGACATCGCGCGGTATCGCGACCGCTACACGCAAGGTTGGAACGTCCTACGCAAGGAGCGACATGAACGACAGCAGGAACTCGGGCTCGATGTCGCGGAATTGTCGGCCCTCGAACCGCAGGTGGGACCACCGTATGCGTTTCCCGATCAGATCAAGCAACTTGGATCAGGAGAAGTCAATCGTCCCGTACCATGGAATGACCTAACCGCGGAGCAGAAAGAATTCCAAGCGATGAAGATGTCGATCCACGCGGCCATGATCGATCGTATGGATCGCGAGATTGGTCGTATTCTGGATCAACTGAGAAGCATGAATGCAATGGAGGAGACTTTCATTTGCTTTCTTTCCGACAATGGTGCAAGTGCTGAGATTATGGTTCGGGGCGACGGTCATGATCCTACGGCGGCGATGGGATCGGCCGAGACGTACTTGTGTTTGGGTCCCGGATTTTCCAGCGCAGCCAACACGCCATTTCGTCGCCATAAGACATGGGTACACGAAGGAGGTATCTCAACACCATTTATCGTTCACTGGCCTGGCGGTATCAAAGCTAAGAACGAATTCAGATCAAGTGTCGCGCATGTGATTGACATTGCGCCAACCATTCTCGACCTCGCAGGTGTCAAGGCTGAAGTAACGCAGGGGATCTCGATGAGCGGTAAGAGCCTAAAGCAGGCTCTATTGAAAGACGGGGCCGTCGTGCACGATGTACTGTGGTTCTATCACGAAGGCAATCGCGCGCTTCGCCAGGGTGATTGGAAGATCGTTTACGCCGACGATGTAAATGCCGGTAAGCGAGGCGTCGAAAAGGAAGACATATACAAGGTGAAGTGGTCTTTGTATGACCTTTCAACGGATCGTGCGGAACAACAGGACTTATCAGAAGCCGAGCTAGAACGCGTCAAAGCGATGGTATCCCGCTGGGACCAGCTGAGAACAAAGTTCTTAAGTGAGGCAACGCAAAACTGA